One Thermococcus eurythermalis DNA segment encodes these proteins:
- the mntA gene encoding type VII toxin-antitoxin system MntA family adenylyltransferase antitoxin produces the protein MQVYTLSKEEKEKIIELLREHLLKMKEVVFAYLHGSFTEDRPFRDVDIAVYVKGNAPPFYEEELEEELSRLMGLPVDVRLLNNAPVTFRFRAIGGLLLFSRDERARCDFEEMTMREYHDYSYYLRMYRREALGIR, from the coding sequence ATGCAGGTTTACACGCTGAGCAAGGAAGAGAAGGAAAAAATCATTGAGTTACTCAGAGAGCACCTCCTGAAAATGAAGGAGGTAGTTTTTGCTTACCTGCACGGCTCATTTACTGAAGATAGGCCCTTCAGGGACGTTGATATTGCCGTTTATGTAAAGGGCAATGCCCCTCCATTCTACGAGGAAGAGCTTGAAGAGGAGCTCTCAAGGCTGATGGGGCTTCCCGTCGATGTCAGGCTTCTCAACAACGCACCGGTGACCTTCAGGTTCCGGGCCATCGGGGGCCTGCTCCTCTTCAGCAGGGACGAGAGGGCCAGGTGTGATTTTGAGGAGATGACCATGAGGGAGTACCACGATTATTCCTACTATCTAAGGATGTACCGGCGGGAGGCCCTTGGAATACGATGA